Proteins from one Carcharodon carcharias isolate sCarCar2 chromosome 37 unlocalized genomic scaffold, sCarCar2.pri SUPER_37_unloc_1, whole genome shotgun sequence genomic window:
- the LOC121274491 gene encoding maestro heat-like repeat-containing protein family member 1, with the protein MEVCKLESCKAEASLVALTDAAFDKDEEVRRQISQSLYELGCHNPEQVLSSCFDFLLKHSQLVQGHRTVILQCMERIVRDTIGQLGPQLAKKIVNLASEEMIKSNESALGWKEAASNLLVALGSRFTDEILEEILQKLQPGILPQFFVVQTLANLSVANVQGIVPYLTTTLQTMLPMLPLIKQDNMRWVFTSALGLFSKSILEYLETADKASKPALTKEAFGPEIYAAYKILFGSWLRNKDAKLRTAIVVALSYMVHLLPAEHMEEELPRFTAGVLALYKKRCEAFHVTVCLRNILETAVEATSHVPELQMDNLLPQLHHQICVPVDCRDELSGKNHREVLRCFTILSHVSIDGLVKFLLQKLASNSEKARIGTLTVLNHVVGSGFKALEPKKGLIVSGMKQSLQDSDNKVKKMTAQVISTMGEHGYLQLEGGATLVDFLIQQCTLAPEEGPVPPQAQDPDEVRDEDLRELCEGIMSFLVTLDKMEDVLWPFLMEFVTPTQHTNALATVCRSLEHIGARKRRQGPQYVLLNYNERLGLPKPHTLLARLLAVSAMPYAGQGRGLAALALLQVLSPNIHLDVVKLWDEELPQLIQFLAENKQDTLPQKLWEDKLFFFLSRTLETITDEKWTWQLSEEMTRHIHGYHSFPKEKAFLYKCVGIVLGQTNNKDIINNELQEMLLSIQHNEALEREGLATGIGFCAMTHLDDTLAKLDDFVKMDIVKKTASFFNILREKLDGDMERVKSTLILCYGYVALYAPESLILQRIEVHILDHIISLSNTKVLGIKVETKDLMIKLTLIKAVTLIAKAVYANKGKHLFKFNRREEVLSCMQDLIAGESKAHLKTRVRQSAINACMHLIKLDPRLNEMEAADLIRTCLEATFSFPPLDSDKRKDNRKLKERELLHTETIAALHELLKEFLSQDLTSEGLEFLSKQMQDWLTSSKDHERERAVDATLVLLNFYREKFKTVNVSTFHNLGMLVGRFVPRCADPVLAIRYMAMDSLCTLLYIQVRYEGCFLNQPDNLVDHLRNIKEQLQNPDSHVLFQICYDIAKVISSKLPRSQLHPLLFTLFEGLSDYHATCASATSVVLNTLVRKHGDVLKDHIPETLNHLQSRMQSIALEQVRFSVIHFISILTSQCLPGVLSYLLFRPLPYDKYTSAVWQSLAREVKLAATTMDYLLSKINDYLSHEDRKKPPTTGTSETVAVIYALNEMISNPESVDAVMDLYPKLFGTLLLYLSFIASEKMSEIQGKGTSKKKKMSLQLQNAPNLNIWDSSLETLKLMLMRGKTEEVLGAMEDEGGWELMKSSEDHQRGVALLAKAATRHGAMYLVDTVHFLVPILNNMHEHQRVAVAAFFSELLSSPVVQDLKVTETLVGSLLRSLDDVSPTVHWLSLRGLGNLAVGAPEKIPRYADKLLAAMVGSMDEKTELNDLIVLEAMAGLSKVLAQLDEASLRPILATVTGAVQPFFESESEKLRAAAFGVFGNLARFGAGSSEAAFLEHVHSSLVSLLLHLNDSSPEVSRTCKAVLQLVGPHLCSDNLGAIFRTELLEQANLRYWEFIGQLTKLIVSDFPDKISLYLANSMSFFKSMLPEIRGNAVILAGFLLQNLPKEYVDASTDENVCVAIIMMLHDVSPCVRIKAAKVLGLCRGP; encoded by the coding sequence ATGGAGGTGTGCAAGCTGGAGTCGTGCAAGGCCGAGGCCTCCTTGGTAGCGCTGACTGATGCGGCGTTCGACAAGGACGAGGAGGTGCGCCGGCAGATCTCCCAGTCGCTCTACGAGCTGGGCTGCCACAACCCGGAGCAGGTGCTGAGCTCCTGCTTTGACTTCCTGCTCAAGCACAGCCAGCTGGTGCAGGGACACCGCACCGTCATCCTGCAGTGCATGGAGCGGATCGTCCGCGACACCATCGGCCAGCTCGGCCCGCAGCTGGCCAAGAAGATCGTCAACCTGGCCTCCGAGGAGATGATCAAATCCAACGAGTCGGCCCTGGGCTGGAAGGAGGCGGCCAGCAACCTGCTGGTGGCCCTCGGCTCCCGGTTCACGGACGAGATCCTGGAGGAGATCCTGCAGAAGCTGCAGCCCGGCATCCTGCCGCAGTTCTTTGTGGTGCAGACGCTGGCCAACCTCTCGGTGGCCAACGTGCAGGGCATCGTGCCCTACCTGACCACCACCCTGCAGACCATGCTGCCAATGCTGCCCCTGATCAAGCAGGACAACATGCGGTGGGTGTTCACCTCGGCCCTGGGCCTGTTCAGCAAGAGCATCCTCGAGTACCTGGAGACGGCCGACAAGGCCTCCAAGCCGGCCCTGACCAAGGAGGCCTTCGGGCCGGAGATCTACGCGGCCTACAAGATCCTGTTCGGCAGCTGGCTCCGCAACAAAGATGCCAAGCTGCGGACGGCCATCGTGGTAGCCCTCAGCTACATGGTCCACCTTCTGCCCGCCGAGCACATGGAGGAGGAGCTGCCCCGCTTCACCGCGGGCGTCCTCGCCCTCTACAAGAAGCGGTGCGAGGCCTTCCATGTCACCGTGTGCCTGCGCAACATCCTGGAGACGGCGGTGGAGGCTACCAGTCACGTGCCCGAGCTCCAGATGGACAACCTGCTGCCCCAGCTCCACCACCAGATCTGCGTGCCGGTCGACTGCCGGGACGAGCTGAGCGGCAAGAACCACCGCGAGGTGCTGCGGTGCTTCACCATCCTCTCGCACGTCTCCATCGACGGCCTGGTCAAGTTCCTGCTGCAGAAGCTGGCCAGCAACAGCGAGAAGGCGCGAATCGGCACCCTGACCGTGCTGAACCACGTGGTGGGCAGCGGCTTCAAGGCCCTGGAGCCCAAGAAGGGGCTGATCGTGAGCGGCATGAAGCAGTCGCTGCAGGACAGCGACAACAAGGTGAAGAAGATGACTGCCCAGGTCATCAGCACCATGGGCGAGCACGGTTACCTCCAGCTGGAAGGGGGCGCCACCCTGGTGGACTTCCTCATCCAGCAGTGCACCCTGGCGCCCGAGGAAGGCCCCGTGCCACCCCAGGCCCAGGACCCCGACGAGGTGCGGGACGAGGACCTGAGGGAGCTGTGCGAGGGCATCATGAGCTTCCTGGTGACGCTGGACAAGATGGAGGACGTGCTGTGGCCCTTCCTGATGGAGTTTGTCACCCCCACCCAGCACACCAACGCCCTGGCGACAGTCTGCCGGAGCCTGGAGCACATAGGGGCCCGCAAGCGGCGGCAGGGCCCGCAGTACGTCCTGCTCAACTACAACGAGCGGCTGGGCCTCCCCAAGCCCCACACCCTCCTGGCCCGTCTGCTGGCTGTGTCCGCCATGCCCTATGCAGGCCAGGGCCGGGGCCTAGCTGCCTTGGCGCTCCTGCAGGTGCTGAGCCCAAACATCCACCTGGACGTGGTCAAGCTGTGGGACGAGGAGCTGCCCCAGCTGATCCAGTTCCTGGCCGAGAACAAGCAGGACACCCTGCCCCAGAAGCTGTGGGAGGACAAGCTCTTCTTCTTCCTGTCCCGCACCCTGGAGACCATCACCGACGAGAAGTGGACCTGGCAGCTGAGCGAGGAGATGACCCGGCACATCCACGGCTACCACAGCTTCCCCAAAGAGAAAGCCTTCCTCTACAAGTGCGTGGGCATTGTCCTGGGCCAGACCAACAACAAAGACATCATCAACAACGAGCTGCAGGAGATGCTGCTCAGCATCCAGCACAATGAGGCCCTGGAGCGCGAGGGCCTAGCTACAGGCATCGGCTTCTGCGCCATGACCCACCTGGACGACACCCTGGCCAAGCTGGACGACTTTGTCAAGATGGACATCGTGAAGAAAACGGCCAGCTTCTTCAACATCCTGAGGGAGAAACTGGACGGCGACATGGAGCGGGTGAAGAGCACCCTGATCCTCTGCTACGGTTACGTGGCCCTCTACGCCCCCGAGAGCCTCATCCTGCAGCGGATTGAGGTCCACATCCTCGACCACATCATCAGCCTCTCCAACACCAAGGTCCTGGGCATCAAGGTGGAGACCAAGGACCTGATGATCAAGCTGACCCTGATCAAAGCCGTGACGCTCATCGCCAAGGCGGTCTACGCCAACAAGGGCAAGCACCTCTTCAAGTTCAACCGGCGCGAGGAGGTCCTCTCCTGCATGCAGGACCTCATCGCCGGCGAGTCTAAAGCCCACCTGAAGACCCGGGTCAGACAGTCGGCCATCAACGCCTGCATGCACCTCATCAAGCTGGATCCCCGGCTCAACGAGATGGAGGCGGCGGATCTGATCAGGACCTGTCTGGAGGCCACCTTCAGCTTCCCGccgctggacagtgacaagcgcAAGGACAACAGGAAGCTGAAGGAGCGCGAGCTGCTCCACACCGAGACCATTGCCGCCTTGCACGAGCTCCTCAAGGAGTTCCTGAGCCAGGACCTGACCTCCGAGGGCCTGGAGTTCCTCTCCAAGCAGATGCAGGACTGGCTGACCTCGAGCAAGGACCACGAGCGGGAGCGGGCGGTGGATGCCACGCTGGTCCTGCTCAACTTCTACCGGGAGAAGTTCAAGACGGTCAACGTGAGCACCTTCCACAACCTGGGCATGCTGGTGGGCCGCTTTGTACCCCGCTGTGCTGACCCGGTGCTGGCCATCCGCTACATGGCCATGGAcagcctctgcaccctcctctacATCCAGGTGCGCTACGAGGGCTGCTTCCTGAACCAGCCGGACAACCTGGTGGACCACCTGCGCAACATCAAGGAGCAACTCCAGAACCCCGACAGCCACGTCCTCTTCCAGATCTGCTACGATATTGCCAAGGTCATCTCCAGCAAGCTCCCCAGGAGCCAGCTGCACCCGCTTCTCTTCACCCTCTTCGAGGGGCTCTCGGACTACCACGCCACCTGTGCCAGCGCCACCTCGGTGGTGCTGAACACCCTGGTCAGGAAGCACGGCGATGTCCTGAAGGACCACATCCCCGAGACCCTCAACCACCTCCAGTCCCGCATGCAGAGCATCGCCCTGGAGCAGGTGAGGTTCTCCGTCATCCACTTCATCTCCATCCTGACCTCCCAGTGCTTGCCCGGCGTCCTGTCCTATCTCCTCTTCCGGCCCCTGCCCTACGACAAGTACACCAGCGCCGTGTGGCAGTCGCTGGCGCGGGAGGTCAAGCTGGCTGCCACCACCATGGACTACCTGCTGAGCAAGATCAACGACTACCTGTCCCACGAGGACCGCAAGAAGCCGCCCACCACAGGCACCTCGGAGACGGTGGCCGTCATCTACGCCCTGAACGAGATGATCTCCAACCCTGAGTCGGTCGACGCGGTGATGGACCTTTACCCCAAGCTGTTTGGCACGCTGCTTCTCTACCTCAGCTTCATCGCCAGTGAGAAGATGTCTGAAATCCAGGGGAAGGGCACCTCCAAAAAGAAGAAGATGTCTCTCCAGCTACAGAACGCCCCGAATCTCAACATCTGGGACTCCTCGCTGGAGACGCTCAAACTGATGCTGATGCGGGGCAAGACTGAAGAGGTGCTGGGCGCCATGGAGGACGAGGGTGGCTGGGAGCTGATGAAGAGCTCGGAGGACCACCAGCGGGGCGTGGCGCTCCTGGCCAAGGCGGCCACCAGGCACGGCGCCATGTACCTGGTGGACACCGTCCACTTCCTGGTGCCCATCCTCAACAACATGCACGAGCACCAGCGGGTGGCGGTGGCTGCCTTCTTCAGCGAGCTGCTGAGCTCGCCCGTGGTGCAGGACCTGAAGGTGACCGAGACCCTGGTGGGCAGCCTGCTCCGGAGCCTGGACGACGTCTCGCCCACCGTCCACTGGCTCTCCCTCCGGGGCCTGGGCAATCTGGCGGTGGGGGCCCCCGAGAAGATCCCGCGCTACGCCGACAAGCTGCTGGCGGCCATGGTGGGCAGCATGGACGAGAAGACGGAGCTGAACGACCTGATCGTCCTGGAGGCCATGGCGGGCCTGTCCAAGGTGCTGGCCCAGCTCGACGAGGCCAGCCTGCGACCCATCCTGGCCACAGTCACCGGGGCCGTCCAGCCCTTCttcgagagcgagagcgagaagcTGAGGGCCGCCGCCTTCGGCGTCTTTGGCAACCTGGCCCGCTTCGGCGCCGGCAGCTCCGAGGCCGCCTTCCTGGAGCACGTCCACTCCAGCCTGGTCAGCCTGCTCCTCCACCTGAACGACAGCAGCCCCGAGGTCAGCCGCACCTGCAAGGCTGTCCTGCAGCTGGTGGGCCCTCACCTGTGCTCGGACAACCTCGGCGCCATCTTCCGGACCGAGCTGCTGGAGCAAGCCAACCTGCGCTACTGGGAGTTCATCGGCCAGCTCACCAAGCTCATCGTCAGCGACTTCCCGGACAAGATCAGCCTGTACCTCGCCAACAGCATGTCCTTCTTCAAGAGCATGCTCCCCGAGATCCGGGGGAACGCTGTCATCCTGGCCGGCTTCCTGCTGCAGAACCTGCCCAAGGAGTACGTGGACGCCAGCACCGATGAGAATGTGTGCGTGGCCATCATCATGATGCTCCACGACGTCTCACCTTGCGTCCGAATCAAAGCCGCCAAGGTCTTGGGGCTCTGCCGTGGCCCTTAA